A window from Kovacikia minuta CCNUW1 encodes these proteins:
- a CDS encoding pentapeptide repeat-containing protein, whose amino-acid sequence MNIYHLLQQYAAGERDFSGIDLSRAVLNGVDLQRADFWQAILQGADLSWANLARTNLREAALQAANLRGAILTGADLRFANLRGAIVDEANLHHALYDPNTQFPPDFAPDAAGAYRIAPGSLLSDADLQGADLSGADLSAANLRKANLQHAGLFGVNFKQAKLNHADLQATDLSEANLSQADLRSSNLQEANLHGANLHRANLKGADLRGANLTDADLTKCNLFGVDFRGALMRSIHLQGAVYDDATQFPDQFNPASLGAYRIASVVDLRNIDLSQLNLAGANLSGANLAGANLSAVDLSSADLSNADLFGVTLSNADLSNTNLFGADLSNADLSRVELWGTNLSEAILTGTKFTQSNLWGADLTGTDLSNAVLADSVGGKG is encoded by the coding sequence ATGAATATCTACCACCTTCTACAACAATACGCAGCAGGAGAACGAGACTTTAGCGGTATCGATTTGAGTCGGGCCGTCTTAAATGGAGTTGACCTGCAACGGGCTGATTTTTGGCAGGCAATCCTGCAAGGAGCTGACTTAAGTTGGGCAAATTTAGCCAGGACAAATTTGCGAGAAGCCGCACTTCAGGCAGCCAATCTCAGGGGTGCGATCTTGACAGGTGCGGATCTAAGATTTGCAAACCTGCGGGGGGCAATTGTTGATGAAGCAAATCTGCACCATGCCCTTTATGACCCAAACACTCAATTTCCTCCAGATTTTGCCCCTGACGCAGCGGGTGCTTACCGAATTGCTCCTGGTAGTCTGTTATCAGATGCGGATCTGCAAGGAGCTGACTTGAGTGGGGCTGACTTGAGCGCTGCTAATTTAAGGAAGGCAAATCTTCAACACGCAGGTCTATTTGGTGTCAATTTCAAGCAAGCCAAGCTAAACCATGCCGATTTACAAGCAACAGATTTAAGTGAAGCGAACTTATCTCAGGCAGATCTGAGAAGTAGTAATTTGCAGGAAGCAAACCTACATGGAGCCAATTTGCACCGCGCCAACCTGAAGGGAGCAGATCTTCGGGGTGCAAACCTGACTGATGCAGATCTAACCAAATGCAATTTATTCGGAGTTGACTTTCGGGGTGCGCTCATGCGATCGATTCATTTGCAAGGAGCCGTTTACGATGATGCGACTCAGTTTCCCGACCAGTTTAACCCTGCCAGCTTAGGCGCATACCGCATCGCATCTGTAGTTGATCTACGAAATATCGATTTAAGCCAATTGAACCTGGCTGGTGCAAACCTATCTGGTGCAAACCTGGCTGGTGCAAACCTGTCTGCTGTAGATTTATCGAGTGCCGATTTATCCAATGCAGATTTGTTTGGTGTAACACTATCAAATGCGGATCTATCAAATACCAACCTGTTTGGTGCCGATTTGTCCAACGCAGATCTATCTAGAGTCGAGCTATGGGGAACAAACCTGAGTGAGGCAATCCTGACTGGCACAAAATTCACTCAGTCAAATCTTTGGGGAGCTGATTTAACTGGAACAGATTTGAGTAATGCAGTTCTAGCCGACAGCGTAGGAGGGAAGGGTTAA
- a CDS encoding chemotaxis protein CheW: MTHSLAPRSRRLKSDQLEANRHLIVFSLRQERFALPVQAAQKVIPISNLRGYIPGCDSHLILQQNYRIPVINIEQQIFGSSTPQNLLAAGSTLPSTQPSLNPILESYLLVIQNLQGEVLGLPIATQPILQRIPESAFAPISATSLNNVNIRYVSALITLPQNQSPIFLLNLSQLFFP, translated from the coding sequence ATGACCCATTCCCTTGCTCCGCGATCGCGGCGGCTCAAGTCCGACCAACTAGAGGCAAACCGCCACTTGATTGTGTTTTCTCTGCGGCAAGAAAGGTTTGCTTTACCCGTTCAGGCGGCTCAGAAAGTGATTCCCATCAGTAACCTGCGTGGGTATATACCAGGTTGCGATAGCCATTTGATCCTTCAGCAGAATTATCGAATCCCCGTCATCAACATCGAACAACAAATCTTTGGGAGTTCTACCCCTCAAAATCTTCTTGCTGCTGGTTCTACCCTCCCTTCCACGCAACCCAGCTTGAACCCAATTCTAGAAAGCTACTTACTGGTGATTCAAAATCTTCAAGGCGAGGTTTTGGGGCTACCGATCGCAACTCAGCCCATCCTACAGCGCATACCAGAATCAGCCTTTGCCCCAATTTCAGCTACCAGCCTAAACAATGTCAATATCCGCTATGTCAGCGCTCTGATCACTCTGCCTCAAAACCAGTCACCCATCTTTCTACTCAACCTCAGTCAGCTTTTTTTTCCATAA
- a CDS encoding GAF domain-containing protein has product MVHPLNPPSRNNNPGQSQFISPMDTMIPKSISQPVSEDNHFQTTDINGHHNTAPNVPPNNASTSPKQFEDHPFENSAAPTSPSLRRQLLTTILPWALVPLGVVGILSQVLTGQSNDQQTEKNLENQSLTASRAIENAVKTVKAIPAMVAPDPAVVEFSRSTANEVEQSGLSRLSPAEAAAALAANNPLPANRSLDNYLKRIVDTRQLTELLITEQHGFQIAASRPSADLVKQDETWWQTVKKQGSAIEPMLDASGKVTGINIGQAITDPSSNQFLGAVRGRLSLTDLGKTLDLLKTTLTGSQQMQLLSLTDRGMKSIATLTADGQNKPVEVAGGEAVAQKAAALIAQLNNTQASSGKTDLPTHSITDANGNRILLTSFSQNGRQYTLATIPNTNWVAVASIAQSEIGITGQNWVWIFASMILLATGFVALAVSRSARQISLPLSDLVQALEQISAGNMNVYVKPKGSGETQKLAQTFNGLVTHLKKVLQTQSEALNQAQFYADLAHFAALGDNQAVFNLAVQVAKSHLTADRMVIYSFEPDWSGTIVAEAVDPGWPKALRDRITDPCIPKQTLEQYRKGRFIATNDVQKSAYSAAHMQLLQRLEVKANLVVPIVSSDRLLGLIVAHQCSNPRVWQQADINFLRELATQIGLALTGVTLAAQRSADTERLRLLSKMVSNMRQSLKREDILRTAVNELREALSTDRVIVYWFNPDWSGTVIAESVGVAWKRILGETVNDPFREGLTEQYRNGRVRAMNDIAHENITDCHRDILDGFEIKANIVAPIVQNNQLLGLLCAHQCVGPRKWEDEEIDLFSQFATQLGFALEQAKLFTQQEEAAKRAHQLNEITFHMRESLDREQIFSTVVNDTREMLEADRAIVYLFDQDWKGTIVAESVGQKWPPALNANIADPCFARNYMEKYRKGRVQALSNIYEAKLDPCYMGQLEPFEVKANIVAPILAESELLGLLCVHQCSGSRLWQETEINFLRQVAIQLGFALDQTNLLKRQEEATKRARQLNEITFHLRDSFDHQQIFNAVTRETREALETDRVLIYLFDQSWQGTIVAESVGKGWPIALGANIADPCFAESYLEKYRRGRVHAITDINAAHLDPCYRGQLVPFEVKANIVAPILVEENLLGLLVAHQCSSPRPWQETEINFLKQVAIQLGFALEQANLFIQKEQVSQEQRQQKEALQLQLVELLSDVEGAASGDLTVHADVTAGEIGTVADFFNSIVENLRQIVTQVKQSALRVSASVGENEQSIRQLANEALKQVEETTLALNSVEEMTQSIQAVADRAQQAADVSRMAAATAETGGVAMDLTVQNILNLRETIGETAKKVKRLGESSQQISKVVSLINQIALQTNLLAINAGIEAARAGEQGQGFAVVAEEVGELAARSAVATQEIEQIVDAIQRETSEVVEAMELGTTQVVEGTRLVGDARQSLEHILEVSRQIDQLVQAISDTTVSQVQTSQAITSLMQEVAQVSGAHI; this is encoded by the coding sequence TGGTTCACCCACTCAATCCACCTAGTCGCAACAACAATCCAGGGCAATCCCAGTTCATTTCTCCTATGGATACGATGATTCCCAAAAGTATCAGCCAGCCTGTTAGTGAAGACAACCATTTTCAAACAACCGACATTAACGGTCATCACAACACTGCACCTAATGTGCCTCCCAATAACGCTTCCACTTCGCCTAAACAGTTTGAAGATCATCCTTTTGAAAATTCGGCGGCACCAACAAGTCCTTCGCTGCGACGGCAACTTTTGACGACAATTTTGCCCTGGGCGTTAGTGCCATTGGGAGTTGTTGGGATTTTGAGCCAGGTGCTGACTGGGCAAAGTAATGACCAGCAAACAGAAAAGAATTTAGAGAACCAATCCTTAACTGCAAGTCGTGCGATCGAAAATGCTGTTAAAACGGTAAAGGCAATTCCAGCAATGGTTGCCCCCGATCCAGCAGTGGTAGAATTTTCCCGTTCGACAGCCAATGAGGTTGAGCAAAGTGGGTTGAGCCGTCTCTCTCCAGCAGAGGCAGCAGCGGCACTGGCTGCAAACAATCCGCTGCCTGCGAACCGATCGCTGGACAATTATTTGAAGCGGATTGTCGATACCAGACAACTGACAGAACTGCTGATCACGGAACAACATGGTTTCCAAATTGCTGCCAGTCGCCCTTCTGCCGACCTGGTAAAACAGGATGAAACCTGGTGGCAAACTGTTAAAAAGCAGGGAAGTGCTATCGAACCCATGCTGGATGCCAGCGGAAAAGTGACAGGAATTAACATCGGACAGGCGATAACTGACCCCAGTTCTAACCAATTTTTAGGAGCGGTACGCGGTCGATTGTCCCTGACCGATTTAGGAAAAACCCTGGATTTACTCAAGACAACCCTGACTGGCTCACAACAAATGCAACTGTTGAGCTTAACCGATCGGGGGATGAAATCGATCGCGACCCTGACAGCAGATGGACAGAACAAGCCCGTGGAGGTTGCAGGGGGGGAAGCCGTTGCCCAAAAAGCGGCGGCATTAATTGCCCAATTGAACAACACCCAGGCGAGTTCAGGCAAGACCGATCTGCCAACCCACTCAATTACAGATGCAAACGGCAACCGCATATTACTAACTTCCTTTAGCCAGAACGGCAGACAATACACGCTGGCAACCATTCCCAACACAAATTGGGTTGCTGTTGCCTCCATCGCTCAGTCTGAAATCGGAATCACGGGGCAAAACTGGGTCTGGATTTTTGCATCGATGATTCTGCTGGCGACGGGATTTGTTGCGCTTGCCGTTTCTCGGTCTGCCCGCCAAATTTCACTGCCACTTAGCGACCTGGTTCAGGCTTTAGAACAGATATCAGCGGGCAACATGAACGTTTACGTCAAACCCAAGGGCAGCGGCGAAACCCAGAAGCTCGCCCAAACCTTCAACGGACTGGTCACGCACTTAAAGAAGGTACTACAAACGCAAAGTGAAGCGCTCAACCAGGCTCAGTTTTATGCTGATCTGGCTCACTTCGCTGCCCTGGGCGATAACCAGGCTGTTTTTAACCTTGCGGTGCAAGTGGCAAAAAGCCATCTTACGGCTGATCGGATGGTGATTTACAGCTTTGAACCCGATTGGAGTGGGACGATCGTCGCTGAAGCCGTTGATCCCGGTTGGCCCAAAGCTTTAAGAGATAGAATTACAGACCCCTGCATTCCCAAACAAACCCTGGAGCAATACCGTAAAGGACGATTCATTGCAACGAACGATGTGCAAAAGTCTGCCTATTCCGCTGCCCACATGCAACTGTTGCAGCGATTAGAAGTCAAAGCAAACCTGGTCGTCCCCATTGTTTCCAGCGATCGCCTGTTAGGGCTAATTGTTGCCCATCAGTGCTCTAATCCACGGGTTTGGCAGCAAGCAGACATTAACTTTTTACGGGAACTTGCAACTCAGATTGGTTTAGCACTGACGGGCGTTACACTGGCTGCCCAAAGGAGTGCAGATACCGAGCGGCTGAGGCTGCTCAGCAAAATGGTCAGTAATATGCGTCAGTCCTTAAAGCGAGAGGACATCCTGAGAACTGCCGTCAATGAACTTCGAGAAGCACTCAGTACCGATCGGGTGATTGTTTACTGGTTTAATCCTGACTGGAGTGGAACCGTCATTGCTGAATCTGTAGGGGTTGCCTGGAAAAGAATCCTGGGAGAAACCGTCAACGATCCATTCCGGGAGGGGTTAACTGAACAGTACCGAAATGGGCGGGTACGGGCAATGAATGATATCGCCCATGAGAACATCACCGATTGCCACCGTGACATTCTCGATGGCTTTGAGATCAAAGCCAATATCGTTGCGCCGATCGTGCAAAACAATCAACTTCTGGGGTTACTCTGTGCCCACCAGTGTGTTGGTCCACGCAAGTGGGAGGACGAAGAAATTGATCTATTTAGCCAATTTGCAACCCAACTTGGCTTTGCCCTGGAACAAGCCAAACTGTTTACGCAGCAGGAAGAAGCTGCAAAACGTGCCCATCAGCTCAATGAGATCACCTTCCACATGCGTGAATCACTAGATCGGGAGCAAATCTTTAGCACCGTCGTTAATGACACACGGGAAATGCTGGAAGCAGACCGGGCAATTGTTTACTTGTTTGATCAGGATTGGAAAGGAACGATTGTTGCTGAGTCCGTTGGACAGAAATGGCCCCCTGCATTGAACGCCAATATTGCCGATCCCTGCTTTGCTCGTAATTATATGGAAAAGTATCGGAAAGGGCGGGTACAGGCACTTTCCAATATCTATGAAGCCAAATTAGATCCATGCTATATGGGTCAGCTTGAGCCATTTGAGGTCAAAGCAAATATCGTTGCCCCGATTCTGGCCGAAAGTGAGCTTCTGGGTTTACTCTGTGTTCACCAGTGTTCTGGCTCCCGCCTGTGGCAAGAAACTGAAATTAACTTCCTGCGTCAGGTGGCAATTCAACTCGGATTTGCACTGGATCAAACCAACCTGCTAAAACGCCAGGAGGAAGCAACAAAACGCGCCCGCCAGCTGAATGAAATTACCTTCCACCTGCGCGATTCGTTTGATCATCAGCAAATTTTCAACGCCGTTACACGGGAAACACGGGAAGCGCTGGAAACCGATCGCGTCCTGATCTACCTGTTTGATCAAAGCTGGCAGGGGACGATCGTTGCGGAGTCGGTTGGCAAGGGTTGGCCCATCGCATTGGGTGCCAATATTGCTGACCCTTGCTTTGCCGAGTCCTACCTCGAAAAATATCGCCGGGGGCGGGTTCACGCGATTACAGATATTAATGCTGCCCATCTAGACCCCTGCTACCGGGGGCAGCTCGTACCATTTGAGGTCAAAGCAAACATCGTCGCGCCGATTCTGGTGGAAGAGAATCTGCTCGGTTTGCTAGTTGCCCATCAATGCTCCAGTCCGCGCCCCTGGCAGGAAACAGAAATTAACTTCTTAAAACAGGTGGCGATTCAGCTTGGGTTTGCCCTGGAGCAAGCCAATCTGTTTATCCAAAAGGAACAGGTTTCCCAGGAACAACGCCAGCAAAAAGAAGCTCTGCAACTCCAATTGGTAGAACTGTTGAGCGATGTTGAAGGTGCAGCCAGCGGCGATCTGACCGTTCATGCCGATGTCACCGCAGGCGAAATTGGGACGGTCGCTGACTTCTTTAACTCGATCGTGGAAAATCTACGCCAGATTGTGACCCAAGTGAAACAGTCTGCATTGCGAGTGAGCGCTTCGGTTGGCGAAAACGAACAATCTATCCGCCAGTTAGCCAACGAAGCCCTGAAGCAAGTAGAGGAAACGACTCTAGCGTTGAACTCCGTAGAGGAAATGACCCAATCGATTCAGGCAGTTGCCGATCGTGCCCAACAGGCAGCAGACGTTAGCCGAATGGCAGCAGCAACCGCAGAAACAGGGGGTGTCGCAATGGATCTAACGGTTCAAAACATTCTCAACCTGCGGGAAACGATCGGTGAAACTGCAAAGAAAGTAAAGCGCCTGGGTGAGTCCTCTCAACAGATTTCCAAAGTTGTCTCCCTGATTAACCAAATTGCCCTGCAAACAAACCTACTGGCAATCAATGCAGGAATTGAGGCTGCCCGTGCTGGCGAGCAAGGACAGGGGTTTGCGGTTGTGGCTGAGGAAGTGGGTGAACTGGCTGCCCGTTCCGCTGTTGCAACCCAGGAGATTGAGCAAATTGTGGATGCCATTCAACGGGAAACCAGCGAAGTAGTTGAAGCAATGGAACTGGGAACAACCCAGGTCGTTGAAGGTACACGCCTGGTAGGAGATGCCAGACAAAGTTTGGAACACATTCTGGAAGTCTCGCGCCAGATCGATCAACTGGTGCAGGCAATCTCTGATACAACCGTTTCCCAGGTACAAACATCCCAGGCAATTACAAGCTTGATGCAAGAGGTGGCGCAGGTCTCCGGGGCGCACATCTGA
- a CDS encoding hybrid sensor histidine kinase/response regulator, whose protein sequence is MSHDKELEIQRQFLDEAQEYLSTLESAVLGLASSRIDGQKINAALRAAHSIKGGAGMMGFHTLSDLAHRLEDSFKVLKTQKQSITVDSDLEHLLLSGVDCLRYEIHSKREVDLRGDRLSPLIDYHWLETQANPIFDQLHQRLGEPQAEDAVSVLASEESQDILPVLFETEVEGSLQRLETVLAAPGKPLLQEELAILAQELGGLGEMLQLSPFSQLCESVGQAIATYPSEAEAIAQAALQSWRRSQALILTGQVDLLPTEIEFAPDVSSTEQLQAEPFEPFDQREEFLDDSEQIIEQLNEQLNEYSIEPSLEQSIEPSLEQPIEPPQETPVEWELPSVLISPTPVPLIQEPAPSARQTRSVGTSQVTDFKVLEVKSDPSSDAAEEDPDATVRVPIKQLNRLNDLLGELTIERNALDLYLKRLRNLSQSLKRRVQILDQSNAQMRTAYDRKNFRLPILDFKFSSPGKSVKFLKAAELDPKLHTPHPTSHTPHPTPHSNDFDTLEMDRYDDLHLLSQQVMETIVQIQEVSSDIELSLDDSEQATRNLNKTARQMQTSLTQVRMRPLSDIVDRFPRALRELCLQHGKKAKLSLLGSNTLIDRNILEALNDPLMHLLRNAFDHGIEAPEVRIAHSKPEEGTIEIRAFHQGNRTFITLRDDGGGIPVDKIRNRAEQMGLDPTLLAAASDEELLSLIFEPGFSTADQVTSLSGRGVGMDVVRNSLQQVRGEIKVDTQLEVGTTFTISVPLTLSVVRVLLVESNGMMLAFPTDTISEMITLRPEEVMNTAGSEVFAWGEAIVQLIVLSRWLEFRCPRQPNTSETPPNINAPTVLMVSQGNQLVGIQVDRCWGEQEVAVRRVDSIISMPPGFTNCTIMGDGRVVPLVNVPELLHWITSYGWSPTPQPSPMLSSQPSLTPTAYPLISPATPPSLPPQKATILVVDDSINVRRFLALTLEKAGYQVEQAKDGQDALERLQRGLHVQAVICDIEMPRLDGYGFLAKVKAKPTLEHLPIIMLTSRSGDKHRQLAMNLGATAYFSKPYNEQTLLRNLEQILGINVPVG, encoded by the coding sequence ATGTCACACGATAAGGAACTTGAAATCCAGCGTCAGTTTCTCGATGAAGCGCAGGAGTATCTAAGTACACTGGAGTCTGCCGTGTTGGGATTAGCCAGCAGCCGGATCGATGGGCAAAAAATTAACGCGGCGTTGCGGGCTGCCCACTCCATCAAAGGGGGGGCGGGCATGATGGGCTTTCATACCTTGAGTGATCTGGCGCACCGTTTGGAAGATTCCTTCAAAGTGTTGAAAACGCAAAAACAGTCGATCACAGTCGATTCAGACCTGGAGCATCTCTTGCTGTCTGGGGTAGATTGTCTGCGTTATGAGATTCATTCCAAGCGCGAAGTCGATCTCAGGGGCGATCGCCTCTCACCCTTGATCGATTACCACTGGCTAGAGACCCAGGCAAACCCGATTTTTGATCAACTGCATCAACGGCTGGGAGAACCCCAGGCAGAGGATGCCGTTTCCGTCCTCGCCTCTGAAGAAAGCCAGGATATCCTACCCGTTTTGTTTGAAACTGAGGTAGAGGGTAGTCTGCAACGGTTAGAAACGGTTCTGGCAGCCCCCGGAAAACCCTTGCTACAAGAGGAACTGGCAATTCTGGCACAGGAATTAGGGGGTTTAGGAGAAATGCTCCAGCTCAGCCCGTTTAGCCAGCTGTGTGAATCTGTGGGACAGGCCATCGCCACCTACCCCAGTGAAGCAGAAGCCATTGCCCAGGCAGCGCTTCAGTCCTGGCGGCGATCGCAAGCATTAATTTTGACGGGTCAGGTTGACCTGTTGCCAACCGAGATCGAGTTTGCCCCTGATGTCAGCTCAACTGAGCAACTGCAAGCAGAACCCTTTGAGCCATTTGATCAACGGGAAGAATTTTTGGATGATTCGGAACAAATCATTGAGCAACTGAATGAACAACTGAATGAATACTCGATCGAACCATCCCTTGAGCAATCGATCGAACCATCCCTTGAGCAACCGATTGAACCACCGCAGGAAACCCCGGTTGAATGGGAACTACCCTCTGTTCTTATCTCTCCTACACCGGTGCCCCTGATTCAGGAACCTGCTCCCTCTGCCAGACAGACGCGATCGGTGGGAACTTCACAGGTGACCGATTTCAAAGTATTAGAAGTCAAATCTGATCCATCTTCTGATGCTGCCGAAGAAGACCCAGATGCCACAGTACGGGTTCCGATCAAACAACTGAATCGACTCAATGATTTGCTGGGCGAACTGACGATCGAACGTAACGCCCTTGATCTGTATTTGAAACGTTTGCGTAATCTATCCCAAAGCCTTAAACGTCGAGTTCAGATCCTCGATCAGTCCAACGCTCAAATGCGAACTGCCTACGATCGCAAGAATTTTAGATTGCCAATTTTAGACTTCAAATTCTCTTCTCCTGGGAAATCCGTTAAATTCTTGAAAGCGGCTGAGCTTGATCCCAAACTTCACACCCCACACCCCACATCCCACACCCCACACCCCACACCCCACTCCAACGACTTCGATACCCTCGAAATGGATCGGTATGATGACCTGCATCTGCTGTCTCAACAGGTGATGGAAACCATCGTTCAAATTCAGGAAGTAAGCAGTGATATTGAACTCAGCCTGGATGATTCTGAACAAGCCACCCGCAACCTGAATAAAACTGCCAGACAAATGCAGACCAGCCTGACGCAGGTTCGCATGCGCCCCCTGTCGGATATTGTCGATCGCTTCCCCAGAGCATTGCGCGAGCTTTGCCTGCAACATGGCAAGAAAGCCAAACTCAGTTTGCTGGGAAGCAACACCCTGATCGATCGCAACATTCTGGAAGCCCTCAACGATCCCCTCATGCATCTACTCCGCAATGCGTTCGATCATGGCATTGAAGCTCCCGAAGTGCGCATTGCCCACAGTAAACCCGAAGAAGGAACGATCGAAATTCGCGCATTTCATCAGGGAAACCGGACCTTCATTACCTTACGAGACGATGGGGGTGGCATTCCCGTAGACAAGATCCGCAATCGCGCTGAACAGATGGGGCTAGACCCGACATTATTAGCGGCTGCCAGCGACGAAGAACTATTGTCATTGATTTTTGAACCCGGATTTAGCACCGCTGACCAGGTAACCTCCTTGTCCGGTCGAGGGGTCGGCATGGATGTGGTTCGAAACAGCTTGCAGCAGGTACGGGGAGAGATTAAAGTCGATACCCAGTTGGAAGTTGGCACAACGTTCACCATCTCTGTCCCCCTGACCCTCTCGGTGGTGCGCGTCTTGCTGGTTGAAAGTAATGGCATGATGTTGGCTTTCCCCACCGACACAATCAGCGAAATGATTACCCTGCGACCAGAAGAGGTGATGAACACTGCTGGCAGTGAAGTGTTTGCCTGGGGTGAGGCGATCGTCCAACTGATTGTCCTATCCCGCTGGCTAGAGTTTCGCTGCCCTCGTCAACCCAACACCTCAGAAACACCCCCCAACATCAATGCCCCCACCGTTCTGATGGTGAGTCAGGGAAATCAACTGGTTGGCATTCAGGTCGATCGCTGCTGGGGAGAACAGGAAGTCGCCGTGCGTCGTGTTGATTCAATCATTTCCATGCCCCCCGGCTTTACCAACTGCACCATTATGGGAGATGGTCGTGTCGTCCCCCTGGTCAATGTCCCCGAACTGCTGCACTGGATTACAAGCTATGGCTGGTCCCCCACTCCCCAGCCATCCCCAATGCTATCCAGCCAACCGAGTTTGACTCCCACAGCCTATCCACTCATCAGCCCTGCCACTCCCCCCTCCCTCCCTCCCCAAAAAGCCACCATTCTTGTTGTGGATGACTCAATCAACGTTCGTCGCTTCCTGGCTTTGACTTTAGAAAAAGCGGGCTATCAGGTCGAGCAGGCAAAAGATGGTCAGGATGCCCTGGAGCGGCTTCAACGAGGACTGCACGTCCAGGCTGTTATCTGTGATATTGAAATGCCTCGCCTGGATGGATATGGCTTTTTAGCAAAAGTGAAAGCCAAACCAACCCTGGAACATCTACCGATCATCATGCTCACGTCTCGTAGTGGAGACAAACATCGCCAGCTTGCCATGAACCTGGGAGCCACTGCCTATTTCTCCAAACCCTATAACGAACAAACCCTACTCCGAAATCTAGAACAAATTCTGGGTATCAATGTACCCGTTGGATAA
- a CDS encoding helix-turn-helix transcriptional regulator: MKYSEEPDAFLQAVLEGFVDGIVVVTDQQEIIYTNATAQSICAQLSKEDKAFLPTEIQRAYEALVESRDLYGDRSITIESEAATPETRFRIRAQWLPLELVQRPCVLLRLQDQNQATLGLAVTEAQKWDLTPRETEVWLLRRSGCSYKEIAAMLYIAPDTVKKHLKNVHLKRQVVQDETDWQESQAS; the protein is encoded by the coding sequence ATGAAATATTCAGAAGAACCCGATGCTTTTCTTCAAGCAGTGCTTGAAGGTTTTGTCGATGGCATTGTTGTTGTGACCGATCAACAAGAAATCATCTACACGAATGCGACAGCGCAATCGATCTGTGCTCAATTATCCAAAGAAGACAAAGCATTTTTGCCTACGGAAATTCAGCGTGCCTACGAGGCATTAGTTGAAAGCCGTGACTTATACGGCGATCGTTCAATCACCATTGAATCAGAAGCGGCAACACCGGAAACTCGATTTCGAATTCGGGCACAATGGCTGCCGTTAGAGTTAGTACAACGTCCCTGTGTTTTACTCAGGCTTCAAGATCAAAACCAGGCAACACTGGGGTTAGCGGTTACCGAAGCCCAAAAATGGGATCTAACTCCCCGTGAAACCGAGGTTTGGTTGCTGCGGCGTTCTGGTTGTTCCTACAAAGAAATTGCGGCAATGCTTTACATTGCACCGGACACGGTTAAGAAACACCTGAAAAATGTCCATCTCAAACGGCAGGTTGTGCAGGATGAGACGGACTGGCAAGAAAGCCAGGCGTCTTGA
- a CDS encoding pentapeptide repeat-containing protein, whose product MNLKIVLVITASTATVLGTFYLLKQTSQPQLMANAMKAIRGAEHLVLTPASSVERLRQTRKCVKCNLSGVDLSKTDLSNVDLSGANLTGANLSHAKLINTILSHAKLNQANLAHTNLQGADLNEANLTRANLNHTQLLNTSLSRTILKETSFENAELRDANLSFAQLERTNLNRASLYGAILTDATLVNADLNGADLRYANLFRAKLRNTDLSKVRLEWAIMPDGNSYQGTVPY is encoded by the coding sequence ATGAACCTGAAGATTGTTTTGGTCATAACTGCATCGACTGCCACTGTTTTAGGCACCTTCTATCTATTGAAGCAAACTTCCCAGCCTCAATTGATGGCTAACGCAATGAAAGCAATTCGGGGAGCGGAACATTTGGTGCTGACCCCAGCCAGTAGCGTTGAGCGATTGCGGCAAACCAGGAAATGTGTGAAGTGCAATCTCAGTGGCGTTGATTTGAGTAAAACCGATTTAAGCAATGTCGATTTGAGCGGTGCAAACTTGACTGGGGCAAATTTGTCCCATGCCAAGCTGATCAACACAATTTTGAGTCATGCAAAGTTGAATCAAGCCAATTTAGCCCATACAAATTTGCAAGGCGCAGATTTAAATGAAGCCAATTTAACAAGAGCTAATTTGAATCATACTCAACTTTTGAATACCAGCCTTTCTAGAACCATCCTGAAAGAGACAAGTTTTGAGAACGCAGAATTGCGGGATGCAAACCTCAGTTTTGCCCAACTTGAACGAACGAATTTAAACCGTGCCAGCCTTTATGGAGCAATTTTGACAGATGCAACGCTGGTCAACGCTGATCTGAACGGAGCGGATTTACGGTATGCCAATTTGTTTCGGGCAAAGTTGAGAAATACGGATTTGAGTAAGGTCCGGTTGGAATGGGCAATTATGCCAGATGGCAATAGCTATCAGGGTACTGTTCCCTATTAG